In the Oscillospiraceae bacterium genome, ATTTTTGGGCGCAGGGAACAAACGGCGAAGAAGCCGCGCTCATTAAAGCAAAAATTTATCGCTAAAAACTTGAAAGAGCGTTATCCGTATGGTATAATTAAACAACGGAAAACTTTGAGAATGAAGTTTTCTGTAGATCATATTCGGAGGTTTGATTATGAGCCATATCAAGACCATTGCCGGAGCACGGCTTACCGCCAGCGTCAAAAACGGCGGATGCGGCGAATGCCAGGCGTCCTGCCAGTCGGCCTGCAAAACATCCTGCACGGTTGCCAATCAGAAATGTGAAAACAATAAAAACAAT is a window encoding:
- the scfA gene encoding six-cysteine ranthipeptide SCIFF → MSHIKTIAGARLTASVKNGGCGECQASCQSACKTSCTVANQKCENNKNNRRFSPKTQK